CTAGGAATTCTGGTGACTTTAAAATTAATATTGAACCGGCTTGTGCCAAAGTTTCTAGAACTAAAGTTCCCGGCATATGAGGGTTATCCGGCTGGCTCTGACAAAAATCTTCATTGTAAGTAAGCTGCTTTTCTGCAACGATTTCTTTTCCTGCTAAAAGCGAAGTAACTTTATCAATATATAAAATGGGGAAGCGATTTGGAATCAATTCCTTAACCTCGGTAACTGTTAATGTTTGGTTCATAAGAACCCTCCTTGTTTTTTTCTTGTTTGTAAAATAGTATAAAACAATCTATTTTGATTATCAAAGTATCATATCTCTTTATTTGATGCAAATTTATAAACCTAGCTAAAAAAATAGTTTGACAATCAAACAATTTTATCTAATAATAAGAAATCATATGGAACAAATAATGGAATTATTTATTTTGATTATTCAAGGAGTGTACACATGAGTTTATTAGCTGGAAAAAAAGTTGTCGTTATGGGCGTTGCCAATAAGCGTTCTATCGCCTGGGGCTGCGCCAAAGCATTACAAGAGCAAGGCGCAGAAGTTATTTATACTTATCAAAACGACCGCATGGCCAAACAATTAGAAAAACTTGTTGGAACTGAAGCATTTAAAGTTCAATGTGATGTTGCCAGTGATGAAAGTATTGCAGCATGTTTTGCAAACATTGGTGCTTACGCCGGTGAAATTCACGGCGTTGTGCACGCTGTTGCTTACGCGAATAAAGAAGATCTGTCTGGTAGTGTTGTTGATATTGCGCGAGAGGGTTATGCACTAGCTCAAGATATTAGTTCTTATTCACTGATCGCAGTAACACGCTACGCGAAAAATATTTTAGCTAAAAATAGCGGTATCGTAACTATGAGCTACCTAGGCTCACAACGGGCTGTGCCAAATTACAATATGATGGGCATTGCAAAAGCAGCGCTAGAGGCCTCAGTCCGGTATCTAGCGGCTGAATTATCACCAGAAGGTATTCGAGTAAACGGTATTTCTGCTGGCGCGATCAAAACTTTAGCTGTAACAGGCGTTAAAGATTATCAAAAACTAATCCAATTATCTGAAGAAAGAACGCCAGATAACGTTGGCGTAACAATCGAAGAAGTCGGAAATACCTGTGCTTTCCTAATTAGTCCAGCATCTAGCGGTATTATCGGGGAAATTATTTTTGTCGATAAAGGAGTCCATTTGTCTTAGTTAGCTTTATGAAAGACCATAGTTTTAAAGCAGCCTTAAACTTTGTTTTACCTTGAGCTTAAGGCAAGTTGAAAAACTATGGTCTTTTTTGGCGGACATTTTTTGTAATAAAATTGACTTTATCGAGTTAATAGCGAAAAACTTGTACTCAAAAAAACGAGAGTATAATCTACTGTTACCGTTCGTTTCTCCCCTTTTTTTCGATGTTCTTGTAAAAATCAGCAAATTCCAATATTAAAGAAAACGATTACAGTGCCCTTTACTTTCGCTATGCTAATTTTAATTGGTCAAAAAAATGCTGGAGGAAATTATATGTCGTATCAAGAAATGCTTTTTAGCTTCTTAGGTGGTCTGGGAATTTTTCTATTTGGTATTAAATACATGGGAGATGGTTTACAAAAAGCTGCTGGTGATCGTCTACGCGAAGTGTTGAATAAATTCACTTCGACCCCCTTGCGCGCTGTTTTAGCGGGGATTGTTGTTACGGGCTTAATTCAAAGTAGTTCTGGAACAACAGTCCTAACTGTTGGTCTAGTGAGCGCTGGTTTTATGACATTGCGTCAAGCCATCGGCGTTATTATGGGCGCTAACGTAGGAACAACAGTGACAGCCTTTATCATCGGGTTTAACTTAAGTGCATACGCGTTACCTATCATTGGTATTGGGGCTATTCTTTTGTTTTTTACCAAACGAAAACTATTTCAAAATACGGGGCAAATATTATTTGGTTTTGGCTGCTTATTCTTTGGTCTTAAATTAATGGGAACGAGTATGGAGCCTTTAAAAGATTTACCACAATTTAACGATTTAATGATTAATGTCTCCCACCATCCGGTATTAGGCGTGGGCATTGGAACCCTTTTAACAATGGTTTTGCAGAGTTCTAGCGCCACAATTGGAATTTTACAACAACTCTATGCCCAAAATAGTCTAGCTTTAGGCGCTGCCTTGCCAATTTTATTTGGGGATAACATTGGTACTACAATCACAGCCGTAATTGCAGCGCTGGGTGCAAGCATCGCAGCTAAGCGAACTGCTGGGGCGCATGTAGTCTTTAATTTAGTAGGCGCAATTATCTTTACCATACTACTAGCACCTTTTACGCGGGTAGTTATTACGATGACAAATGTTTTAAAATTAAATCCCAGTATGCAAATAGCCTTTGCTCATGGTTTGTTTAATATTTCTAATTTAGCTATTCAATTTTGGTTTATTCCGCAAATTGAACTGCTCGTGAAAAAAATTATTCCAGGTACCGAAAAATCGCTAGATATTCGTATGGTGGAGTTAAACGAAGACTTTTTATATACTTCCCCAAGTATCGCCTTGCGTCAAGCTTCAAACGAAGTTATTCAAATGGGAAATTATGCACTTGAGGCATTAACTGCTACAAAAAAATTCTATGCTACCCCCACCGAAGATGGAAAAGATGATGTTTTACAATACGAAGATGCTATCAATCAATTTGATGTGGAATTAACTGATTATTTAGCTAAAACTGCTACTGTGGCACTTTCACAAACTGAAAGTCAGGAACAAGCGATGTTACTAGAATTCACCAAAGACTTTGAGCGGATTGGTGACCATTGTAAAAATATTATCAGTTTCATCGAAGAAGCTTGCCATTTAGAGCAAAAACAACGTAACAAAGAAAAACGCAATGGTAATATGTCAAAAAATAGTCGTAGAACCCTACTGTTATATGATGAAGATTTAATTTTATTATTTGATAAGGTTTTAAAAAATATTCGAGATGCGCTCATCGTTTTAGAAACAGATGACCATGATCTTGCGGCAAAGATTCTTTTGCGAGAAAAAGAGGTAAATGAACTAGTTGATTTACTGAGAAAAAAATATTTCCGTCTAATGAGTTCAGGCCACGGCAGGGCAGCTGATAGTGTCTTATTTATTGATATCAGTTCGAATTTAGAACGAAGCAGCGATCGCACCTTGCATATTGCCAAGTATATTTTAGGAAATGTGTACGGTTTTAAAGCGCCAGTTACTTATTTACAACAAACAAATAACCATTAGTTGTCTGTCCCTACAAAAACTTAATACTCTCTAAGAATTAAAAAAATGAAAAGCTGTCAGCAAATTGGCAGTTTTTTTATAGCCTTTTTGTTAAGATAAATAGTGCAAATGATTTATTACAATTAGAATAAAAGATATTTAAGGGAGGATTTTGATGTTATACATTGCAGCACAAACAACAGACTCTACTGGTTCTGCTATTACTGAACCGGCAGTCCGACAATTAAACGCCTTTCAACGCTGGTGGGGAACTATTAATTGGGAGAACGTAACAGGACTATTAATTTCAAAAGGATTAATGATTATTTTTTTGATTATTTTATTCAGTGCTCTATTACGGCTTTGTGATTTTTTAGTCGAACGCAGTTATCAATCTTATCAAAAAAGGCAAAAATTCAGTGAAAGTCGTATGAATACATTAAACACTTTAATTCGCAATGTCATTCATTATACGTTGGGCTTTTTTTTCATCTATTCCCTACTATCCACTCTAGGTGTGCCCGTCGGTTCACTTCTAGCTGGAGCTGGAATTGCCGGCTTAGCAATTGGTCTTGGTGCCCAGGGATTTATGAATGATATCATTACCGGCTTTTTCATCATTATGGAGCAACAAATTGACGTAGGT
The genomic region above belongs to Enterococcus saigonensis and contains:
- a CDS encoding 3-hydroxyacyl-ACP dehydratase FabZ family protein; translation: MNQTLTVTEVKELIPNRFPILYIDKVTSLLAGKEIVAEKQLTYNEDFCQSQPDNPHMPGTLVLETLAQAGSILILKSPEFLGQTAYIGGIKAAHFYELVRPGNTLTLRFTITKMKGNVGTANAVATIADRKVADCIFTFIVGAN
- the fabI gene encoding enoyl-ACP reductase FabI, whose product is MSLLAGKKVVVMGVANKRSIAWGCAKALQEQGAEVIYTYQNDRMAKQLEKLVGTEAFKVQCDVASDESIAACFANIGAYAGEIHGVVHAVAYANKEDLSGSVVDIAREGYALAQDISSYSLIAVTRYAKNILAKNSGIVTMSYLGSQRAVPNYNMMGIAKAALEASVRYLAAELSPEGIRVNGISAGAIKTLAVTGVKDYQKLIQLSEERTPDNVGVTIEEVGNTCAFLISPASSGIIGEIIFVDKGVHLS
- a CDS encoding Na/Pi cotransporter family protein, with amino-acid sequence MSYQEMLFSFLGGLGIFLFGIKYMGDGLQKAAGDRLREVLNKFTSTPLRAVLAGIVVTGLIQSSSGTTVLTVGLVSAGFMTLRQAIGVIMGANVGTTVTAFIIGFNLSAYALPIIGIGAILLFFTKRKLFQNTGQILFGFGCLFFGLKLMGTSMEPLKDLPQFNDLMINVSHHPVLGVGIGTLLTMVLQSSSATIGILQQLYAQNSLALGAALPILFGDNIGTTITAVIAALGASIAAKRTAGAHVVFNLVGAIIFTILLAPFTRVVITMTNVLKLNPSMQIAFAHGLFNISNLAIQFWFIPQIELLVKKIIPGTEKSLDIRMVELNEDFLYTSPSIALRQASNEVIQMGNYALEALTATKKFYATPTEDGKDDVLQYEDAINQFDVELTDYLAKTATVALSQTESQEQAMLLEFTKDFERIGDHCKNIISFIEEACHLEQKQRNKEKRNGNMSKNSRRTLLLYDEDLILLFDKVLKNIRDALIVLETDDHDLAAKILLREKEVNELVDLLRKKYFRLMSSGHGRAADSVLFIDISSNLERSSDRTLHIAKYILGNVYGFKAPVTYLQQTNNH
- a CDS encoding mechanosensitive ion channel family protein; this encodes MLYIAAQTTDSTGSAITEPAVRQLNAFQRWWGTINWENVTGLLISKGLMIIFLIILFSALLRLCDFLVERSYQSYQKRQKFSESRMNTLNTLIRNVIHYTLGFFFIYSLLSTLGVPVGSLLAGAGIAGLAIGLGAQGFMNDIITGFFIIMEQQIDVGDYIILSNLAIEGTVTSVGIRTLELRSANGTVHFIPNRNITTISNNSRSNMQVIVDVRIDPNEGLDKIKSAIKRANDKISKTYQAEIQTEPTIFGLVDLGNSNYAIRTTFYVLNGQQFKIKEDLLAAAIIELNADELTIPSTPILPAAK